Proteins from a single region of Candidatus Omnitrophota bacterium:
- the pyrR gene encoding bifunctional pyr operon transcriptional regulator/uracil phosphoribosyltransferase PyrR: MSANSKIMDQETIRRALMRIAHEILEKNKGNQDLCLVGIRTRGAILAERIQKYIKQIEDCDIPLGILDITLYRDDLTLVDTQPILRETLIDFDLAGKKIILVDDVLFTGRTIRAALDALIDFGRPSNIQLAVLIDRGHREFPIRADYAGKNIPTSIDEDVQVVLKEIDDKEDQVVVKKRGKK, encoded by the coding sequence ATGTCTGCTAATTCAAAAATTATGGATCAAGAAACAATCCGAAGAGCATTGATGAGGATTGCTCATGAGATTTTAGAGAAGAATAAGGGCAACCAAGATCTTTGCCTTGTGGGTATTCGCACTCGAGGAGCAATTCTGGCTGAGCGTATACAAAAATATATCAAGCAAATTGAAGATTGCGATATTCCTCTAGGGATTTTAGATATTACGCTTTATCGAGACGATCTAACGCTTGTGGATACGCAGCCGATTTTAAGAGAAACATTGATTGATTTTGATTTGGCAGGTAAGAAAATCATTTTAGTTGATGATGTTCTTTTTACGGGGCGCACGATTCGCGCCGCCTTAGATGCTTTGATTGATTTTGGTCGGCCTTCGAATATTCAGCTGGCTGTTTTAATTGATCGAGGTCACAGGGAGTTTCCTATTCGCGCTGATTATGCTGGAAAGAATATTCCGACTTCCATTGATGAAGACGTTCAGGTTGTTTTAAAAGAAATTGATGACAAGGAAGATCAGGTCGTTGTTAAGAAGAGGGGGAAGAAATGA